In Hyphomicrobiaceae bacterium, one DNA window encodes the following:
- a CDS encoding GNAT family N-acetyltransferase gives MSTKPEAKNISVDSLTGEAIKAVLPDLARLRIVVFRDWPYLYDGTLAYEEEYLAKFAAAKGAVCVVARDGDTIVGASTGAPMIEHADEFGEPFKKAGYDISKIFYCGESVLLTSHRGFGLGHAFFDHREAQARKLGGFTHSTFCRVVRPHDHPLKPKDYLPLDGFWTKRGYAPVEGLLATYNWKDVDQNEETVHRMQFWMKAL, from the coding sequence ATGTCAACGAAGCCCGAAGCCAAGAATATCAGCGTTGACAGCCTCACAGGCGAGGCGATCAAGGCAGTACTGCCTGATCTGGCGCGGCTCAGGATCGTGGTATTCCGCGACTGGCCCTACCTGTACGATGGCACGCTCGCCTACGAGGAGGAGTACCTGGCCAAGTTCGCCGCTGCAAAGGGCGCGGTCTGTGTCGTCGCCCGCGATGGCGACACGATCGTCGGCGCTTCGACTGGGGCGCCGATGATTGAGCACGCTGACGAGTTCGGAGAGCCCTTCAAAAAGGCCGGCTACGACATCTCGAAGATTTTCTATTGCGGTGAAAGCGTATTGCTGACATCCCACCGCGGCTTCGGTCTCGGCCACGCGTTCTTCGATCATCGTGAGGCGCAAGCCCGCAAACTTGGTGGTTTTACGCATTCGACATTCTGCCGCGTCGTGCGCCCCCACGATCATCCGCTGAAGCCGAAAGACTACCTTCCGCTCGACGGCTTCTGGACAAAGCGAGGCTATGCACCCGTGGAAGGGCTCCTCGCCACGTACAATTGGAAGGACGTCGATCAGAACGAAGAGACGGTCCACCGTATGCAGTTCTGGATGAAAGCGCTTTAG